From Daucus carota subsp. sativus chromosome 6, DH1 v3.0, whole genome shotgun sequence, the proteins below share one genomic window:
- the LOC108225319 gene encoding uncharacterized protein LOC108225319, with amino-acid sequence MDEGNAEQSDTDVSKKRSRGPTLCTKLKQRITNQNLECNISFNEYGDPIGDMLQDFRSYIGSVVRFQVDINIESWEVVDQGLKDAIWDDIKSRWKLDDSRKKNVLERAGKQWRDFKAKLTKKFLREGKDACEKYKYITEEQWKLFKEKRETEEFKRKSEKAKKSQKCNEHVHYLGPVGYAAKRTKWSVDDPIKSFTDSESVNPSNLSNERTGRSYDWVRARSKPKEDGGYYIPNDKTKEVFEKMEELQRQVSDGSWTPKGHDDVLTRALGSKEHGGRVRGVGGGAKLKDVFGSGKSKHSGVVSVDELATITQEITKKVQKECEERMNEMVRKNEMVNLKLESIFNQLNQMGVKIPDDHFVNDVSTPNNENVRSSCQSVYREDHFTNVKNPTLCCLWVIHVEKGRVVVARGTVFPSNSQGVNMIHNIPMASHNVRVSIDDVVPEYQLTPLPVSCDEHDNIGNAAGSFVQWPKDLVTLGQDPISLEKKKSHKMTPKAKVHDSEKVESKGSVTPVKKNRPVIVDDISLSEHCAGLSFLLKKRPPNKKGDVFTYEENGEDPIHITPEDVDQFLKMRWLNTPIIEIFLKYVSTLCKQLKDDTFAFMLPSRLAMPHKCHQQRQDEAIDYLSDFLVANRNKRYILAPYIQEDHWMLLLFCLHESAIYVFDPLKKDRTIRLKTPARMAFKLYVSQGGQRNNKKEFLWHHTEVKCPQQGDMDSGFFVMRYMYDIVMLSQKQPDMNWKVGLGSRNYTRKEINEVRELWAKFFSLECL; translated from the exons ATGGATGAAGGTAATGCAGAGCAAAGTGACACGGATGTATCCAAGAAAAGGAGCAGAGGTCCAACGTTATGCACAAAATTGAAACAGAGGATTACAAACCAAAATTTGGAATGCAACATTTCTTTCAATGAATATGGAGATCCAATTGGGGACATGCTTCAAGATTTCAGGTCTTATATAGGATCAGTAGTTCGTTTCCAAGTTGATATTAATATCGAGAGTTGGGAAGTAGTTGACCAAGGACTGAAAGATGCAATCTGGGATGATATTAAG aGTCGTTGGAAGTTGGATGATTCGCGTAAAAAGAATGTGCTAGAAAGAGCAGGAAAGCAGTGGAGAGATTTCAAGGCTAAGTTGACTAAGAAATTCTTGCGCGAAGGCAAGgatgcatgtgaaaaatataaatacatcacCGAGGAGCAGTGGaaattattcaaagaaaaacGTGAAACTGAAGAATTTAAG AGAAAGAGTGAAAAAGCAAAGAAAAGTCAAAAATGTAATGAACATGTACATTACCTAGGGCCAGTTGGATATGCGGCAAAGAGGACTAAGTGGTCTGTTGATGACCCCATCAAATCTTTTACTGATTCCGAATCAGTTAACCCGTCAAATTTATCGAATGAGCGTACTGGGCGTAGTTATGATTGGGTGAGAGCACGTTCAAAACCAAAGGAGGATGGAGGTTATTACATTCCAAATGACAAGACAAAGgaggtgtttgagaaaatg GAGGAGTTGCAGAGGCAAGTATCAGATGGGTCATGGACTCCAAAAGGCCACGATGACGTATTGACCCGTGCACTTGGCAGTAAAGAGCATGGAGGACGTGTCAGAGGGGTCGGTGGTGGAGCCAAACTTAAGGATGTATTTGGATCGGGAAAAAGCAAACATAGTGGCGTTGTTTCGGTGGATGAGTTGGCCACGATTACACAAGAAATCACTAAGAAAGTTCAGAAGGAGTGCGAGGAGAGGATGAATGAAATGGTGAGGAAGAATGAAATGGTGAATTTAAAgctagaaagtatatttaatcAGTTGAACCAGATGGGTGTGAAAATCCCTGATGATCATTTTGTAAATGATGTTAGTACACCGAACAATGAAAATGTTCGAAGCAGTTGCCAGTCGGTATATCGGGAAGATCATTTCACAAATGTCAAG AATCCAACACTTTGTTGTCTTTGGGTGATACACGTAGAGAAAGGAAGAGTTGTTGTGGCAAGGGGGACTGTATTCCCGTCAAATAGTCAGGGTGTTAATATGATTCATAATATTCCGATGGCATCACACAATGTTAGAGTATCAATTGATGATGTTGTACCTGAATATCAACTTACTCCACTTCCTGTGTCATGTGATGAACATGATAATATAGGAAATGCAGCGGGCAGTTTTGTTCAATGGCCAAAGGACCTTGTGACATTAGGGCAG GATCCTATATCATTGGAGAAGAAAAAAAGCCATAAGATGACACCAAAAGCAAAAGTACATGACTCAGAAAAGGTTGAAAGTAAAGGGTCTGTGACTCCCGTGAAGAAAAACCGGCCAGTAATTGTTGATGACATAAGTTTAAGTGAGCATTGTGCAGGTTTAAGTTTCTTGCTCAAAAAAAGGCCCCCTAATAAAAAAGGTGATGTCTTTACGTATGAAGAAAATGGAGAAGATCCGATACACATTACACCCGAAGATGTTGATCagtttttgaaaatgagatggTTAAATACTCCCATAATTGAAATTTTCCTGAA GTACGTTAGCACGTTGTGTAAACAGTTGAAGGATGATACATTTGCATTCATGTTGCCATCCAGATTAGCCATGCCACATAAATGTCACCAGCAACGACAAGATGAAGCAATAGACTATTTGTCAGATTTTTTGGTTGCCAATAGAAATAAGCGTTATATTTTGGCACCGTACATCCAaga GGACCACTGGATGTTGCTCCTTTTTTGTCTCCATGAAAGTGCTATCTACGTGTTTGATCCATTGAAAAAAGATAGGACAATACGGTTAAAAACACCTGCAAGAAT GGCATTTAAATTATACGTATCTCAAGGTGGACAGAGGAATAACAAAAAAGAATTTCTTTGGCATCACACCGAGGTTAAG TGTCCGCAACAAGGAGATATGGATTCTGGTTTTTTTGTTATGAGATACATGTATGATATAGTCATGCTTTCTCAGAAACAACCCGACATGAACTGGAAAGTG GGTCTTGGTTCAAGAAACTATACCAGAAAGGAAATCAATGAGGTTCGGGAATTGTGGGCAAAATTTTTCTCTTTAGAATGTCTGTAA